In Candidatus Edwardsbacteria bacterium, one genomic interval encodes:
- a CDS encoding NAD(P)H-hydrate dehydratase, with product MLVVTTSQMREIDARAIKKYKITGLALMEKAGRALADQAAAMLGDQRSVCLICGKGNNGGDGFAAARMLAEKDFRATVFLLGRIGQVKGEALTQAKKLGKSGSKVREIVSAAGLAFLKKELAGSHLVVDAIFGTGFQGPADKLAGQAIEAINSSGRKVLSADIPSGVDGETGQATGPAVRASVTVTMGLLKTGLLFHPGKELAGRVIVADIGFPEKCLAEQKINVHLAGHQMARNWLPARKPDAHKGSCGTVLVLAGSAGMTGAAGLASNSAMRSGAGLVCLGVPESLNDILEAKLTEVITKPLPETRNRTLSLAALERILKLIDKADSMVIGPGLSGHPETAELVRTAVKSIKIPAVLDADGLNALAARPELLGSAANLVLTPHYGELSRLLKTDISPIKRQPLKYALEAARRFNQTVVLKGAPTVTALPEGRAWINSTGNSGMATAGSGDVLAGLIGGLLAQGLSAERAAVLGVYLHGLAGDLAAADKTEYCLLAGDIIDHFPRAFKKIMEDS from the coding sequence ATGTTAGTAGTCACTACTTCCCAGATGCGGGAGATAGACGCCCGGGCCATAAAGAAATATAAAATCACCGGGCTGGCCCTGATGGAGAAGGCCGGGCGGGCCCTGGCCGATCAGGCGGCGGCCATGCTGGGCGACCAGCGGAGCGTCTGCCTGATCTGCGGCAAGGGGAACAACGGGGGGGATGGTTTCGCGGCCGCCAGGATGCTGGCGGAAAAAGATTTCCGGGCCACGGTTTTTTTGCTGGGACGGATCGGTCAAGTCAAAGGCGAGGCCCTGACCCAGGCCAAAAAGCTGGGCAAGAGTGGATCGAAGGTCAGGGAGATAGTCTCGGCCGCGGGGCTGGCCTTCCTGAAAAAAGAACTGGCCGGTTCCCATCTGGTGGTCGATGCCATTTTCGGAACTGGCTTCCAGGGCCCGGCCGACAAGCTGGCGGGCCAGGCGATCGAAGCAATCAACTCTTCCGGACGAAAGGTTTTGTCGGCCGACATTCCCTCCGGGGTGGACGGTGAGACCGGGCAGGCAACAGGACCCGCTGTCAGGGCAAGCGTCACGGTGACCATGGGGCTTTTGAAGACCGGCCTTTTATTTCATCCCGGGAAGGAACTGGCCGGAAGGGTGATCGTGGCCGACATCGGTTTTCCCGAAAAATGCCTTGCGGAACAAAAGATAAATGTCCACCTGGCCGGGCATCAGATGGCCAGGAACTGGCTGCCGGCCAGAAAGCCGGACGCCCACAAGGGCAGCTGCGGAACGGTGCTGGTGCTGGCCGGCTCGGCCGGCATGACCGGCGCGGCCGGCCTGGCATCAAACTCCGCCATGCGCTCCGGGGCCGGGCTGGTCTGCCTGGGGGTCCCCGAGAGCCTGAACGATATCCTGGAGGCCAAGCTGACCGAGGTCATCACCAAACCCCTGCCGGAGACCAGAAACCGGACCCTGTCGCTGGCGGCGCTGGAAAGGATCCTTAAGCTGATAGACAAAGCCGACTCGATGGTCATCGGCCCGGGCCTGTCCGGCCATCCCGAGACCGCGGAACTGGTGCGGACGGCGGTCAAGTCCATCAAGATCCCGGCCGTATTGGACGCCGACGGGCTGAATGCCCTGGCCGCCCGGCCGGAGCTGCTGGGGTCCGCCGCAAACCTGGTCCTGACCCCCCACTACGGGGAATTGTCGCGGCTGTTGAAAACCGACATCTCCCCGATAAAGCGCCAGCCTCTCAAATACGCCCTGGAGGCGGCCAGGAGGTTCAACCAGACGGTAGTGCTGAAGGGGGCCCCCACCGTCACCGCCCTGCCGGAGGGGAGGGCCTGGATCAACTCCACCGGCAACAGCGGCATGGCCACCGCCGGGTCGGGGGATGTGCTGGCCGGGCTGATCGGCGGGCTGCTGGCCCAGGGGCTGTCGGCAGAAAGGGCGGCGGTGCTGGGGGTCTACCTGCACGGGCTGGCCGGGGACCTGGCGGCCGCAGACAAGACAGAATACTGCCTGCTGGCCGGGGACATCATCGATCATTTCCCCCGGGCTTTTAAAAAAATAATGGAGGATAGCTAG
- a CDS encoding CapA family protein has protein sequence MKKTRFYAIIGLSLVLPACGTVRLDRAVNTAPDTVAVVLQPADTAATELVVDDPALPDSAPKGNLTVAAVGDIMMGSCYPAPLLPPEDGRRLFDDCREILEKADLAFGNLEGPLCDSGQPAKVAKNGRAYVFRTPTSFADNLARAGFDVMSLANNHANDFGSNGSRSTRQALENSGIQYTGKEGAVAEFNLKGVSVGVIALAAGAPPRSIVHPEEALSEIDSLARIYDILIVSIHGGGEGKAALHIKDAPERYLNEPRGRLIKFSHDAIDRGADLIIGHGPHVPRALEVYRDRLIAYSLGNFCTYGGMNLSGESGYAPLLWAELDSRGRYLSLRVHSFIQARPGGPKIDRMNRASELMRKLSLQDFPQSHPYQAEDL, from the coding sequence ATGAAAAAAACCAGGTTTTACGCCATCATCGGGCTTTCCCTAGTGCTGCCGGCCTGCGGCACCGTCCGTCTGGACCGGGCCGTTAACACCGCTCCCGATACTGTGGCCGTCGTCCTGCAACCGGCGGATACTGCCGCAACCGAGCTGGTTGTTGATGATCCGGCCCTGCCGGATTCAGCGCCCAAGGGCAACTTGACCGTCGCCGCGGTGGGCGACATCATGATGGGCAGCTGCTATCCGGCCCCGCTGCTGCCGCCGGAGGACGGCCGGCGCTTGTTCGACGACTGCCGGGAGATCCTTGAAAAAGCCGACCTGGCCTTCGGCAATCTGGAGGGGCCGTTGTGCGATTCCGGCCAACCGGCCAAGGTGGCAAAAAATGGCAGGGCCTACGTCTTTCGCACCCCGACGTCTTTCGCTGACAATCTGGCCCGGGCCGGGTTCGACGTGATGTCCCTGGCCAACAATCATGCCAATGATTTCGGTTCCAATGGCAGCCGGTCTACCCGCCAGGCCCTGGAAAATTCCGGCATTCAGTACACCGGCAAAGAGGGCGCTGTCGCCGAATTCAACCTAAAGGGAGTTTCCGTCGGGGTGATCGCCCTGGCCGCCGGGGCGCCTCCCCGCTCCATCGTCCATCCCGAAGAAGCGCTTAGCGAGATCGATTCCCTGGCCAGAATTTACGATATCCTGATCGTCTCGATCCATGGCGGCGGGGAGGGAAAGGCCGCCCTGCACATCAAGGACGCTCCGGAGAGATACCTTAACGAGCCGCGGGGGCGCCTGATAAAATTCTCCCATGACGCCATTGACCGGGGGGCCGATCTGATAATCGGCCACGGGCCCCATGTCCCCCGGGCCCTGGAGGTCTATCGGGACCGGCTGATAGCCTACAGCCTGGGCAATTTCTGCACCTACGGCGGCATGAACTTGAGCGGGGAGTCCGGCTATGCCCCCCTGCTGTGGGCGGAACTTGACAGCCGGGGAAGATATCTGAGCCTCAGGGTGCATTCCTTCATTCAGGCCCGGCCCGGCGGCCCGAAAATTGACCGGATGAACCGGGCCTCCGAACTGATGCGTAAATTATCCCTCCAGGATTTTCCCCAAAGCCATCCCTACCAGGCGGAGGATCTCTGA
- a CDS encoding sulfite exporter TauE/SafE family protein translates to MVWLGYALLGALAGVVSGLFGIGGAVVIVPALVILFKFSQHQAQGTSLATLLLPIGLLAAWRYYSAGHVDIKAAGVMAVCFFFGGLLGAVLAEKISGAWLQRSFGVFLLAIAVKMILTK, encoded by the coding sequence ATGGTTTGGCTGGGATATGCGTTATTGGGGGCCTTGGCCGGAGTGGTCAGCGGACTGTTCGGCATCGGCGGGGCGGTGGTGATCGTGCCGGCGCTGGTGATATTGTTCAAATTCTCCCAGCACCAGGCCCAGGGCACTTCGCTGGCCACCCTGCTGCTGCCCATAGGTCTGCTGGCGGCCTGGCGTTATTATTCGGCCGGGCATGTCGACATCAAGGCGGCCGGGGTGATGGCGGTGTGCTTTTTCTTCGGCGGGCTGCTGGGGGCGGTGCTGGCCGAGAAGATCTCCGGGGCCTGGCTGCAGCGCTCATTCGGCGTATTCCTGCTGGCTATCGCGGTAAAAATGATCCTGACCAAATGA
- a CDS encoding M23 family metallopeptidase, translating into MENRILRTKLKEFAAKSADLQEQIALFVDFDSKVRMMSGLRIIDPDIRQVGIGGDRQEELPEGVSVKTGSFIREVEDDLGRLIREAKLQNESFQELTAALEQQQQKWNHMPSIQPTPGWIISNFGYRRDPLTGEMRMHEGVDIAAPGGTIITAPADGVVKAVGSRGNYGLCLEVDHGYGITTRFAHCSLIRVSQGSKVSRGQVIALVGSTGRTTGPHLHYEVLSNDKANDPINYILSARMF; encoded by the coding sequence GTGGAAAACCGCATACTCAGGACCAAACTGAAAGAATTTGCGGCAAAATCGGCCGATCTGCAGGAGCAGATAGCGTTGTTCGTGGATTTCGACTCCAAGGTCAGGATGATGTCCGGACTCCGGATCATTGATCCCGACATCCGGCAGGTGGGCATCGGGGGCGACAGGCAGGAGGAGCTTCCCGAAGGGGTTTCGGTGAAGACCGGCTCTTTCATCCGGGAGGTGGAGGATGACCTGGGCCGGCTTATCAGGGAGGCCAAACTGCAGAACGAGAGTTTCCAGGAGCTGACAGCCGCTCTTGAGCAGCAGCAGCAAAAGTGGAACCATATGCCGTCCATTCAGCCCACCCCCGGATGGATCATCAGCAATTTCGGCTACCGGCGCGATCCCCTGACCGGCGAAATGAGGATGCACGAGGGGGTGGATATCGCCGCTCCGGGCGGGACCATCATCACCGCTCCGGCCGACGGGGTGGTCAAAGCGGTAGGCTCCCGCGGCAATTACGGGCTGTGCCTGGAGGTGGATCACGGCTACGGGATAACGACCCGCTTCGCGCATTGTTCGCTGATCAGGGTCAGCCAAGGCTCCAAGGTGTCGCGCGGCCAGGTCATCGCCCTGGTGGGATCCACCGGCAGGACCACCGGCCCTCACCTGCACTATGAGGTGCTTTCCAACGACAAGGCCAATGATCCGATCAACTATATTCTTTCCGCCCGGATGTTCTGA
- a CDS encoding NAD-dependent epimerase/dehydratase family protein, which translates to MIKPEEKSLALLTGASGFIGSHLAEGLLEKGFRVRALVRTASNLRWLKGLDLELAYGSFDDQPSLYDAVSGADYIFHLAAAKSGSRDRIFHHNVEATVNLAKAAIENAPGIRRFVFSSSQAAAGPSDRLEEPRCESHQCRPISDYGRSKLEAERQLLKLAEQIPITIVRPPTVYGPRDTDVLLYFQWINRGLALLPGFKKRYAHLIFVGDLAQGMVAAARSDAAAGKTYFLSHPQSHSWQEISWAIARSLNKKPLPLMVPLGLANFAALLAEGGALATGGNSIFNRQKVREMSQKYWTCSPGRAQKDFGFNCRYDLKRGLEITARWYRENDWL; encoded by the coding sequence ATGATCAAACCGGAGGAAAAATCTTTGGCCCTGCTTACCGGGGCCAGCGGATTCATCGGCAGCCACCTGGCGGAAGGCCTTTTGGAAAAAGGCTTCCGGGTCAGGGCCCTGGTCCGGACCGCCAGCAACTTAAGATGGCTGAAAGGTCTGGACCTGGAGCTGGCCTATGGGTCGTTTGACGACCAGCCATCGCTGTATGACGCCGTCAGCGGCGCGGATTACATCTTCCACCTCGCCGCCGCCAAGTCCGGCAGCCGGGACAGGATCTTCCACCATAATGTGGAGGCCACCGTCAACCTGGCAAAAGCCGCCATTGAAAATGCCCCCGGCATCAGGAGGTTCGTCTTCTCCTCCAGCCAGGCGGCGGCCGGGCCGTCGGACCGCCTGGAGGAGCCCCGGTGCGAGTCCCACCAATGCCGGCCCATCTCCGATTACGGCCGCAGCAAGCTGGAGGCCGAGCGGCAGTTGCTGAAATTGGCGGAGCAGATCCCCATAACCATAGTCCGCCCGCCCACTGTCTACGGTCCCCGGGACACCGATGTCCTGTTATATTTCCAATGGATAAACCGGGGGCTGGCCCTGCTGCCGGGATTCAAAAAAAGGTACGCCCACCTGATTTTTGTTGGGGACCTGGCCCAGGGGATGGTCGCCGCGGCCCGGTCCGATGCCGCCGCCGGCAAGACCTATTTCCTGTCCCACCCCCAAAGTCATTCCTGGCAGGAGATATCCTGGGCCATCGCCCGGAGCCTTAACAAGAAGCCTCTCCCGCTGATGGTCCCGCTGGGCCTGGCCAATTTCGCGGCCCTGCTGGCCGAAGGCGGGGCTTTGGCAACCGGGGGAAACAGCATCTTCAACCGCCAGAAGGTCCGGGAGATGTCCCAAAAATACTGGACCTGCTCCCCCGGCCGGGCCCAAAAAGATTTCGGGTTCAACTGCCGTTATGATCTGAAAAGGGGCCTGGAGATCACCGCCCGGTGGTACCGGGAGAACGACTGGCTGTAG
- a CDS encoding C25 family cysteine peptidase, producing MNHRTIGSLAALILAISATAALAGQWVPLAAQSNSGRTVGLSGAGPEAITLEVTLPGLDISEAKTKDGAYVLLSVPDQGYNTEPGHPRLPVVSEWVEIPQGARVEAFLEVISSENFNLKDRGFDKKILPVQLPVPKMPGAEEKVPFSIDRAVYSNNEFYGKAQVTLSQPVQMRGHRAVLVTFWPVAYNPVSGEVKVITKARINLKLSGSDIAQTRKMATKYRSAAYDSPLSSTLINYGTYQSAKAVPTLPINQLIIAGDEYYDALTPLVDWDTRKGYRVFVTRTSEIPGGADTSHIRQYIKSQYDGETPPDFVLLVGDVDVIPAYIASSADNPATDLYYSTMAGADYLPDLYVSRISVADTVQLHNYIVKYLGYQQGAWTGDHSWMQKAYFTASNDYSYHGLAEATNNYCMALARSHSMTCDSLYYYYGTGTPVSDAFNQGRGIMTYTGHGAVTYWDGPTFYQSNVNALANTDKYALVTSFACLTGQYTYSECFGETWIRAADKGAMAYWGSSVTSYWDEDDILQRRLYNAFLDSGYAWIGGMTTKSKLDYFRTWGNIPMTKRYFEMYNILGNGAIDLYTRQPLALTVSHPATVPLGPATVNVNVTAGAAVQNALVCLTYRSNGEVLASGYSDASGNVSLDIVTTVIDSIGVVVTAHNCAPYAGQINVSVTGPCVLHYKHTIDDPAGNGDGEANPGESMIMPLWVKNYGSVISTGTVTGTLRTAGSQAAVTDSLYNFGLVYSGDSAQYAAGYKFTVSPACTNGTVIPFTLECHDTENSWTTNFSVKVSAPKLWYSTYSIIDPAPANNNGFAEPGETDSLRVYLKNTGLQTADNVTAILASSDPYITIVSDSSGYGNIQPDSAGGSVIPYLLTFGTPPQNPYYARLRLQMKTLGGALVQYDSFMLAVASPGFYDNVEDSILTNRYQVGDLWHTTEYTSYSPTTCWRCGVGDDQNYLDDMNSSLITPEFAVGSQATVSFWHKYAIENGYDYGFVEYSTDGGSSWAGLASYTGNLSNWTQRSYDINGIPVGSRVMLRFRFTSDYSLNYSGWHIDDISVTSPAGVAARPEEPELSGVLRLNRSHPNPMRSNAVISYQIPGKSPVTLTVYNILGQTIRMLDSGEKAPGLYQVNWDGRDSRGNSMASGIYFYRLTAGAVTLTQKLILVR from the coding sequence ATGAATCATAGAACCATCGGATCACTGGCCGCCCTGATCCTGGCAATTTCAGCCACCGCGGCCTTGGCCGGGCAATGGGTCCCGCTGGCCGCCCAAAGCAATTCCGGGCGGACGGTAGGATTATCAGGCGCCGGCCCGGAGGCCATCACGCTGGAGGTGACCCTGCCGGGGCTGGATATCTCGGAGGCAAAGACCAAGGACGGGGCATATGTCCTGCTCTCGGTTCCGGACCAGGGATATAACACCGAGCCGGGCCATCCCAGATTACCGGTGGTCTCCGAATGGGTGGAGATCCCGCAGGGAGCCAGGGTCGAAGCCTTTCTGGAGGTGATCTCTTCGGAGAACTTTAACCTGAAGGACAGGGGCTTTGATAAAAAGATCCTGCCGGTCCAGCTGCCGGTGCCCAAGATGCCCGGAGCGGAGGAGAAGGTTCCCTTCAGCATCGACCGAGCCGTATATTCCAACAACGAATTTTACGGCAAAGCCCAGGTCACACTATCCCAGCCGGTTCAGATGAGGGGACACCGGGCGGTATTGGTCACTTTTTGGCCGGTAGCCTACAATCCGGTCAGCGGCGAAGTCAAGGTGATAACCAAGGCCCGGATAAACCTGAAGCTTTCGGGTTCCGATATAGCCCAGACCCGGAAGATGGCAACCAAATACCGCTCGGCGGCATACGACAGCCCGCTGTCATCGACCTTGATCAACTACGGCACATACCAATCGGCCAAGGCCGTTCCAACCCTGCCCATCAACCAGCTGATCATCGCGGGCGATGAATATTATGACGCTTTGACGCCGCTGGTGGATTGGGACACCCGGAAGGGGTATCGGGTATTCGTCACCAGGACCTCGGAGATCCCGGGCGGGGCCGACACCAGTCATATCCGCCAGTATATCAAAAGCCAGTATGACGGCGAGACCCCGCCGGATTTTGTCCTGCTGGTGGGTGATGTGGATGTGATCCCGGCCTATATTGCCAGCTCCGCGGATAATCCGGCCACCGACCTGTATTATTCCACCATGGCCGGGGCCGATTACCTGCCGGATCTTTATGTCAGCCGGATCTCGGTGGCCGACACCGTCCAGTTGCACAATTACATAGTCAAATACCTGGGCTATCAGCAGGGGGCCTGGACCGGCGATCACTCTTGGATGCAGAAGGCCTATTTCACCGCTTCCAATGATTACAGCTATCATGGTCTGGCCGAGGCCACTAACAACTACTGCATGGCCCTGGCCAGATCCCATTCCATGACCTGCGATTCGCTTTACTACTATTACGGCACCGGCACCCCGGTGTCCGACGCCTTCAACCAGGGCCGCGGCATCATGACCTATACCGGACATGGCGCCGTCACTTACTGGGACGGCCCCACCTTCTACCAGTCCAATGTAAATGCCCTTGCCAATACCGACAAATATGCCCTGGTGACCAGCTTTGCCTGCCTGACCGGGCAGTACACCTATTCCGAGTGTTTTGGGGAGACCTGGATAAGGGCGGCGGATAAAGGGGCCATGGCTTATTGGGGTTCATCCGTAACCTCCTATTGGGACGAGGATGACATCCTCCAGCGCAGGCTGTACAATGCATTCTTGGACAGCGGTTATGCCTGGATAGGCGGCATGACCACAAAGTCCAAGCTGGACTACTTCCGAACCTGGGGTAATATCCCCATGACCAAAAGATATTTCGAGATGTACAACATCCTGGGCAACGGGGCCATAGACCTTTATACCCGGCAGCCCCTGGCCCTGACCGTCAGCCACCCGGCCACGGTGCCGCTGGGCCCGGCCACGGTGAATGTCAATGTAACGGCCGGGGCCGCGGTGCAGAACGCCCTGGTCTGCCTGACCTATAGATCAAACGGAGAGGTCCTGGCCTCGGGCTACAGCGATGCCTCGGGCAATGTATCGCTGGATATCGTGACCACCGTCATCGACAGCATCGGGGTGGTGGTCACCGCCCATAACTGTGCGCCGTATGCCGGGCAGATCAATGTTTCGGTGACCGGCCCCTGTGTGTTGCACTACAAACACACCATTGATGATCCGGCCGGCAACGGCGACGGTGAGGCAAACCCCGGGGAATCGATGATCATGCCCCTATGGGTGAAAAATTACGGCAGCGTCATATCCACCGGCACGGTCACTGGCACCTTGAGGACCGCCGGCAGCCAGGCCGCCGTCACCGACAGCTTATATAATTTCGGCCTGGTGTACTCCGGGGATTCGGCCCAGTACGCTGCGGGATACAAATTCACCGTCTCGCCGGCCTGCACCAACGGGACCGTCATCCCCTTCACCCTGGAATGCCATGATACCGAGAACAGCTGGACCACAAATTTCTCGGTGAAGGTCTCGGCCCCCAAGCTGTGGTACAGCACTTACAGCATAATCGACCCGGCCCCGGCCAACAACAACGGCTTTGCCGAGCCCGGGGAGACCGACAGCCTGAGGGTATATCTTAAGAATACGGGGCTGCAGACGGCGGACAATGTCACGGCCATCCTGGCCAGCAGTGATCCGTATATTACCATAGTGAGCGACAGCTCGGGCTACGGAAACATACAGCCCGACAGCGCCGGCGGCTCGGTCATTCCCTATCTGCTGACCTTCGGGACCCCGCCCCAAAACCCGTACTATGCCCGGCTCAGGCTCCAGATGAAAACCCTGGGGGGTGCGCTGGTTCAGTATGACAGTTTTATGCTGGCCGTCGCCAGCCCCGGCTTCTACGACAACGTGGAGGACAGCATTCTGACCAACCGATACCAGGTCGGGGATCTGTGGCATACCACCGAATATACCTCATACAGCCCGACCACCTGCTGGCGCTGCGGGGTGGGGGACGATCAAAATTACCTTGACGACATGAATTCATCCCTGATCACCCCCGAGTTCGCGGTGGGCTCCCAGGCCACGGTATCGTTCTGGCACAAATATGCCATCGAAAACGGATATGATTACGGCTTCGTGGAATACAGCACCGACGGAGGCTCCAGCTGGGCCGGGCTGGCCAGCTATACCGGAAACCTTAGCAACTGGACCCAGCGATCATATGATATAAACGGGATCCCGGTGGGTTCCCGGGTGATGCTGAGGTTCCGCTTCACATCCGACTATTCCCTGAATTACAGCGGCTGGCATATCGATGACATCTCGGTGACCAGCCCGGCCGGAGTGGCCGCCCGTCCGGAGGAGCCTGAACTTTCAGGGGTCTTAAGGCTTAACCGCAGCCATCCCAACCCCATGCGTTCCAATGCCGTGATATCATACCAAATACCCGGCAAATCACCGGTCACCCTGACGGTCTACAATATCCTGGGCCAGACCATCAGAATGCTGGATTCCGGGGAGAAAGCTCCCGGCCTATACCAAGTCAATTGGGATGGCCGGGACAGCCGGGGAAACAGTATGGCTTCGGGCATCTATTTTTACCGTCTGACGGCCGGAGCGGTCACTTTGACCCAGAAACTGATCCTGGTAAGGTAA
- a CDS encoding tetratricopeptide repeat protein yields MSRLGGWIIGNVREAGAGGRLEQGLPFAVWQRQWEVCDVIANRRISEEISRRVGVLAEKNDAYQIDALYYQYAIAKYKAKYSESLDLSRKGLEMARDRGDREKTALMYGLMGEACYNLSDYPKAIDHRLNALAIYQSLGMEVRAGDVKGDIGLAYWRMGDNQKAMDFYRQAMSVYQKFNDIRKMATNKANVAGAMLRTDQADQAYDLYQEALVQARQLGDIQKQSNILNNLGVILLRKGRYQEALVRLQEGLKIDRTIGDITSQATKLNNIGVLQGTLGDYDQSLEYMKRALEIDVSTGNLNGQISKLSNIADLWAMKEDFQKSFECSQRSVDLSRQINSKGYLAHALIRNVLLCIWMKKYQEAVAYGLEGIALAREIDSNSVLSMGLSNMADLYDAMGQPAKALEYSDQAMELITKHSTFEVALEKMYYRRHLILGKMGNQQQSREFLKMAYLEVQKKARDINDPQELEKFYNNNKSNQTIIREWGELEKSRASQADP; encoded by the coding sequence ATGAGCAGACTCGGCGGCTGGATCATAGGAAACGTCAGGGAGGCCGGGGCCGGAGGCCGCCTGGAGCAGGGCCTTCCCTTTGCCGTCTGGCAGCGGCAGTGGGAGGTCTGCGATGTAATAGCCAACCGGAGAATATCCGAAGAGATATCCCGGCGGGTGGGGGTTCTGGCTGAGAAAAACGACGCCTACCAGATAGACGCCCTGTATTATCAGTACGCTATTGCCAAGTATAAGGCCAAATATTCGGAGTCACTGGATCTGTCCCGGAAGGGACTGGAAATGGCCCGGGATAGGGGGGACCGGGAAAAAACCGCCCTGATGTACGGCCTGATGGGCGAGGCCTGCTATAATCTGTCCGATTACCCCAAGGCCATAGATCACCGGCTCAACGCCCTGGCCATCTACCAATCGCTGGGGATGGAAGTGAGAGCGGGCGATGTCAAAGGAGATATCGGGCTGGCCTACTGGCGGATGGGAGATAACCAAAAGGCTATGGACTTTTACCGCCAGGCCATGTCCGTTTACCAAAAATTCAACGATATCCGGAAGATGGCCACCAATAAAGCCAATGTGGCCGGGGCCATGTTGCGGACAGATCAAGCGGACCAAGCCTATGACCTTTACCAGGAAGCCCTGGTCCAGGCCCGGCAATTGGGTGATATCCAAAAGCAGAGCAACATTTTGAACAATCTGGGGGTCATACTGTTAAGAAAGGGACGTTATCAGGAGGCGCTGGTTAGGCTTCAAGAGGGTCTGAAGATCGACCGGACCATTGGGGATATCACCTCCCAGGCGACAAAACTGAACAATATCGGGGTGCTCCAGGGGACCCTGGGCGATTATGACCAATCGCTGGAATACATGAAAAGGGCGCTGGAAATAGATGTCTCGACCGGCAACCTCAACGGGCAGATCTCCAAGCTGAGCAACATCGCCGACCTGTGGGCCATGAAGGAGGATTTTCAAAAGTCCTTCGAATGCAGCCAGAGGTCGGTCGACCTGAGCCGGCAGATAAATTCCAAGGGCTATCTGGCCCACGCACTGATAAGAAATGTCCTGCTGTGCATTTGGATGAAGAAATATCAGGAGGCGGTCGCCTACGGGCTGGAAGGCATCGCCCTGGCCCGGGAGATCGACAGCAATTCGGTCCTGAGCATGGGGCTGTCCAACATGGCCGATCTTTACGACGCCATGGGCCAGCCGGCCAAGGCCCTGGAGTACTCCGACCAGGCGATGGAATTGATAACCAAGCATTCCACCTTCGAGGTGGCCCTGGAGAAGATGTACTACCGGCGGCACCTGATCCTGGGGAAGATGGGCAACCAACAGCAGTCGCGGGAATTTCTGAAAATGGCATATCTGGAGGTGCAAAAAAAGGCCCGGGACATAAATGACCCCCAGGAACTGGAGAAATTCTATAATAATAATAAATCCAACCAGACCATCATCAGGGAGTGGGGGGAGCTGGAGAAGAGCCGAGCATCACAGGCCGATCCATGA
- the acpS gene encoding holo-ACP synthase, with protein sequence MIASTGIDIAEVGRIEQAINRWGQRFLDKVYTPSEIAFCQGRPNKYQSYAARFAAKEAVSKCLGTGFRRGVHPNLIEIVDNEKSRPTVKLHGAAAEHGKGYAIHLSLSHDRSMVVAVAVMEKV encoded by the coding sequence ATGATAGCATCGACCGGGATAGACATCGCCGAGGTCGGCAGGATCGAGCAGGCCATAAACCGCTGGGGGCAGAGGTTCCTGGACAAGGTCTACACCCCGTCCGAGATCGCCTTCTGCCAGGGGCGCCCCAACAAGTACCAGAGCTATGCCGCCCGGTTCGCCGCCAAGGAGGCGGTGTCCAAGTGCCTGGGGACCGGTTTCCGGCGGGGGGTCCATCCCAACCTGATAGAGATCGTGGACAACGAAAAGAGCCGTCCCACGGTAAAACTTCACGGAGCGGCGGCCGAACACGGAAAGGGATACGCCATCCATCTCTCGCTGTCCCACGACCGGAGCATGGTGGTGGCGGTGGCGGTGATGGAGAAAGTTTAA